The genomic DNA TATGTTCAGGGCAGGAAGCTGGTGGAAGCAGGTGTTTCGCCAAACCAGCAACGCCTGGGCGACGTGAGCGTAGCGCTCAAGGAGCTTTTACCCATCCAAGGCGACACACACTTGCGGAACGGCGGAGCCGCTGTTTGATGTTGCCCGGTGGGTTTCTTCCGCAGCAGGTAACGTGAGACGGCATGAACGAACCGGTCGCGCTCGCGGCAACGTGAGTTGACGCCGCCCGATATCTTTGATTGATTGATTGCGCGCTTTCCCGACTGCCAGCCCGCCTCGAGGAGGCGAATAGTAATGCTGGATTTTTTTAGAGTACTCGCGTTGGTAGCTCTAGCGACTATTACGTCAGCACAAGCGCGTGAGGCTGAGTTGACGCGCTTTGGGCGAGCGACAAGCACAGGTGCGACCATGGTCGCGAGCGAAATCGAGTTTCAGAGTCTTGAGGTGGTGCCCAAGGGCCGCATACCTATTCTTCAGGATATTTCTTTGCTTCCACTAACAGCTTCAAGATCGCCAGCATTCAATTTGGAACCATGCATGCATGATGGATATACTCGTGCATGGTGGCTCTCGCCCGAGGCCGAAGCGCGCCGCGCAGCGTACTTCGATACGGTAGCGCGCATAGCATGTAATCACGGCCTGCCCACCCGCTTGCTCGACGCCGTCATAGCTCAGGAGTCAAGTTATGACTTCCTTGCCTTGAGCCGTGCCGGAGCGATGGGTATGATGCAGATCATGCCGGGTACTGCACGTCAGCTGGGGTTGTCGAATCCGTGGGAGCCAGTTGCGAACATGGTGGCGGGTGCTCGCTATCTTCGTGAGCAACTCGACCGTTTCGGGCGTATCGACCTGGCCCTTGCAGCTTACAATGCTGGCCCGGAACGCCGTGCGCTGCGCTATGGCCGCATCCCCGCGATCCCAGAAACCCAGCACTACGTGCGCACGATCCTCACCAACTGGGGCCGCCTGATCGAGCTGGATCAGGCCAACATGCGCGAACCCGACCGAGGCGAACTCGCGATGATCGCCGTCCGCGCCTCGGGCTACCGCGACGTCGAACTCATTCGCTACGACGGGTTGAACGCATCGAACCCAATGTAGTGTGCGTAGAGCAAGGCTATCCCCATGATGCACGGAAACCCGCTGAGGTAATTCAGCTGGAACCGCAGCCAGAGGCGCGGGAACCAGATCGCTTTCTGCTTCCATGTGTCGGTCGGCAGGCCGATCGCGCCTGATTGAAGCTCGATAATTGTGCGCAGGAGCGCACAGGTCGCGCAGATTCCGGCGAGCAGGCCAACGGCGGCATAGAGCTGGGTCCAGGCCGCGAGCGCTTCAGGGCGCATGACACTCTGCTGCGCGAGCCCTCCTCACATCACGCCTGCAACGTCCGGTCGTGCTCCATCACCCGCTCTTGGTGGGAGAGGAGCATGTCATAGGCCCGGCCCAGCGCTTCATGGATGATGGGTGGGCGCAGGGTCACCTGGATTTCGCCGCGCCGGCGCGTCAGGATTTCGCAGTAGAACCCTTTCATCGCCTCGCAGATGAGGAAGACCTCGGGGTCGTCATAGGCGGTGTGATCGTGCAAAAAGGTCACGCAAAACTTGGCGCGCACGCAATCGATATCGAGAGCCTCGAACAGGCGGTCGCGCAGGTCATCTTTGAGCGCCACCTTCTTGCGGATCACCTTGTGAAGACGCGGGCGAGCGATCTCGAGGCGATCGGCCAGATGAGCAAGAGGCAAGCCCTGCTTGCCCGCTTCGGCATCGATCAGACGCTTGTATTGCTCCTGCTCGGAGAGGCGCGGCGCAGCCTGTCCAAAGCAGAATACCGAGTCGCCCAAGGATGCTGGCTTCGGGCAGAAAACGGTCTCGGGTGTGACAGTGCTGTGCGGCATGGCTCGCCCCTTTCGGGACAATCGCTCTATGGGATACCATAGAGTGTCAAGTGTTTGCATTGCCGATTAAGGCAATTCCCATAGCGTTTTCAGATCAAGTGTCCGGGCTTTGTCAGGTGCACAATAAAGGGAATGACAGCCTTGTCCTTCACTGGCTTGCCGCTGATCTGCGCGATTCTTCGGCGCACGGCGTTATAATCGTCAAGCCACTCGGGACCCACTTCAAGCCAAACCTTGATTTGCCCGTCGATTGGATGCTGAGCGAGGAATCCGTCCAGGTCTTCGCGCGCGATCTCCATCGAACTGGCGCGCGAGCAGGCGTGCTGGACAGTTGCACGCAAGCTCTGGAATTTAGCGGTTTTCTTGGAAAAGTCACACATGGCGTCGGCCAGAAGTGCGAAGCAATTCTGGCTTATGAGCATCCGGATATTGCGTGTTCCGCTAGCCATCGAGTTTGCGCCGGGTGTTCCATGATCTGCGCGATCATGACCCAGAATCGTTAATTTTCCGAATCGCGAGGTGACTGGCCGATTCGCGCGGGCTAGTTTCGATCCAGGCAATGGCGGTTGCCTGCCCAGGTGACAGCTGCACGCAAGTGGAACTTCGGTATTCCGAAATGGAACCTCTCGATTTCCCAAATGGAAAACCAATAGCCGTCCCGAATCCATCTAGAGGAATGATGACGATTCGCGCATCGGAAGAAACCCTTCCTTAATTGCGACCAGATGCTCGCCCCTGTTCTTTGAACCTGCCCGGGGATGACGTGGGCGGTTTCAAAGAAGGAAGCATTGCGATGAAAAATTGGTTCAAGGGGAAGGGCGCAGGTATCGCCCAGGGCGCGGCGGTGGCGGCGCTGGGTCTGGCCTTCGGCAGCGAGGTGGCGATGGCCGGCGCCGACACCACGTTCAACACGGCGCTCACCGCGTTCACCGGCTTTCTCGAAGGCTCGGGCGGCAAGATCATCACGGTGCTCAGCCTGGCGGGCGGCATCGTCGGGCTCGCCTCGGGCCGCTTCAGCCTGGCCCAGGTCGCGATCCCCGTCGGGGTCGGGGTGGGCGCCGGCACCGGCGTTCCCATCGTCACCGCCGCGGTCACCGCGACCATCTGACCATTCGTTCGTCCGGCGCAGGCCTCAGCGCCTGACCGGATCCTTGGAGGGTGGTGTCTGTCATGCAGCGATACACGGTCCCGGCGCATCTCGATGATCCCGAACTGATCGGCTTTTGGACTCTCGATGAGTTCATCGCGATGATCGTGCCCTTCGCCTGGGGCGTCCTGTCTCAACATATTCTGATTGGGCTCTTAACAAGCGTGCTGGCCTGGTGGGGATTGCGCAAGTTGAAGGCGGGACGCGCGGTCTCGTGGATCATCCACACGGCCTACTGGTATCTGCCGGGCTCGTTCATGGGCCTCAAGGCAACGCCGCCCTCCCACCTTCGCGTGATGGCGGGCTGACATGGATCTCTCGATTTCGCATGCCCAGGCGCAGCGTCTCTTGAAGCAGCGCAACCTGCTCGCGATCGGCTGCGCCGCGCTGTTCGGGGTCTCGGTGCTGCTGACGCTCACTGCGGCAAACCGCGAGCGCGAAGTGGTGCTGCAGCCGGTGCTGGCAAGGCCGCTGACGCTCTCCTCTTCGCACATCGACAAGGATTACCTCGAGTTCGTCACCCGCGATGCGGCGCTGCTCACGCTCAACCGCTCGCCATCGAACCTCCAGTACTGGATGGATTCGATCCTCGAGATCACCGATCCCAGGACCCACGGCCGGATGAAGGCCGAGCTGATGAAGGTGTTTAGCGAGCAGAACGGCTCGAACGTCTCGCAATACTTCACCATCGAAAAACTCACCGTCGACCCGGAAGGCCTGACCAGCGAGGTAAACGGCATCCTCCATACCGTCGTCGGCTCGAAGGAAGTGACCGACGAGGCGCGGACCTTCCGCTTCGTGTGGTCCTACTCGGGCGTGAGCCTGAAGCTCGCCGGGTTTGGCCAGGTCACTGACAAAGGCGCGAATGGCAAGGACGCGGATCGCCAGAACACCGCCGGGAGGGAAGACGCATGACGATAGCTCTCGCCCTGAGCCTGCCGGCCTGCGCGATTGGCGCGGGCGCCATGCTCGCCGGACAGCCTTTCGCCACCCTTGGCAGACCCATCGGCGCCGCGCTGATCGCCCTGGGAGCGCTCGGCCTCGCAACGCCTGCGCTTGCCGACCAGAACGTGATGGCGGCCGACAACGGCACGGTTCCCTGCGTCGCCTCGGCCAAGGACCTCACCCGGATCAGCCTTGCGGGCGACCAGTTCGCCTCGGTCTCGAAAATCACCACCGGCAACCCGGCCGAAGATTTCAAGATCGTCAACGAGCCAGTACGCGGCGACATCTATATCTCGGTGCCCGACGGCTTCCCGCGGACCTCGCTCTCGTTCTTCGGCACCACGCGCAAGGGCTTCGTCTACAAGTTCGTCTGCCAGGTACGCGGCACCGAGGCCGAGCAGGTGTTCATCGCCAATGCCGCGATTACCAGCGATCGCGCCCGCGACTGGGAGGTGCAGAGCTCGCCCGAGGATGCCGCAGTGCGGCTTGCCCAGGCGATGTACCGCGGCGAAGCGATCGACGGCTTCGACATGCGCTCGACGGTTCTCGAACCGGTCATGGTCGGACGCCTCCAGGTCCAGCAGGTCGGCGAGTATCGCGGCGCGGAGATGAAGGGGCTGGTCCTGCGCGTGCGCAACACCGGGCGGCAGGCGCAAAGTCTTGATGAGAACATGCTCGCCGCACGCGGCGCGCTCGCCTTCATGGCGCCGACAAGCGAACTCGCCGCCGGCCAGGAAGCCGCCGTCTACCTCATCCAGTCCAGTGCCAACACGCAGACAGGGGGCCGGTGATGGACCTGCGCACGCTTTTCCAGAAGAAGCCCAAGTCGCTCGATGCCGGCGAGGGCGCGGACGGCTCGCCGCTCGGCGATGCCATGGCGACCAACGAGGCGGTGAAGCGCAAGCAGATGCTGCTGCTCGGCGGCGCGGGCGCGGCCGCGCTTGTCGCCGGCTCGTTCTACATCTTCGACGACAAGCCGGGCAAAAGCGGCAAGGCGCTCGAGGAGGAAGTCGAGGGCGTCTCGGTCGACGAGATGGTCAACAAGAACATGGCCGAGAAGGAATGGCGCGCCCAGTCCGAAGCGCAGATCTCGGCGATGGACACCAACATGCGCGCGCTCGCGGCGCGCGCCGAACGTGCCGACCAACTCGAAGCCCAGCTCGCCCAGCAGTCGGGCGCCGGCATGCCGCCCGAGACCGAGCGCGTGCTCTCCGCCTACCAGAGCGAGAACGAGCAGCTGCGCGCCGCGCTCGCCGCCGCGCGCCAGTCGCCGGTGGGTTCCAGTGCGGGTATCAATTCCGGGCCCAATGCACTTTACGGGCGAACCAGTCCGCCAAGCTACCAGGTGGCGGGCGCCCCACGCCTCGCGGGAATGCCAAACACGCCTGCGGGGCAGGCTGCAGCTTCTGCCGCCGGGCTTCCTATCGCGCGCGGCGGCGAGGTCAGTCTCGTCTCTTTCGGTGAAGGCGCGACGAGCGGCACTGGAACCCCGGTGCCGAGGGGCAACACGGTCTATACCGACAGCGCCAATTACCTGCCGCCCAATTCAATTGCAGTCGCCAAGGTGATCGTCGGCGTCGATGCCAATGCCGGGGTCCAGAGCCAGACCGATCCGCTCCCCGTCGTGCTGCGCATCACGGGGCCGGCGCGCTCGGTCTACGACAAGGGGCGGCTGCTCACGACCAACATCGCCGGCTGCCTCGTCAACGGCGCGGCGCGCGCCGACCTCTCCTCGGAGAAGGTCTATGTGAAGCTCCAGCGCATGACCTGCCCGCAGCCGGGCGGCCGCTACGCGGTCTCGGACGTCAAGGGCTTCATCGCCTTTGGCGGCAAGACCGGGGTGAGGGGCCGGGTGGTCAGCCGCGAAGGCGCACTCGTCGGCCAGGCTTTCCTAGCCGGGCTCGCCGGCGGGTTCGGGCGCGGGTTCTCGGCCAACACCAGCTCGGTCCTCCAGGGTGCCAACGTCAACGTGAACGGCCAGCGCCAGAAGCTCGGCACCGGCGAAATCCTCGAAGGCGGACTGGGCGAAGGCGTCGCGACCTCGGTCGACATGGTCTCCAAATACCTGATCGAGCGGGCCGAGCAGTACCAGCCCGTGATCGAGATGCCGACCGGGATCGATGTCGAGATCGTCTTCCTCGAGGGCGTGTTCATCAACGGATGAGGAGTGAAGGCGATGACGTTCCACTTTGCTGACCTGAAACGGCTCAAGCCCACAAAGCGCGCAGTCAAGCGTCTGGCCTGGCCGCTCGCGGCCATGGCGCTCGGCAGCGGCGCCTCGCTGGTCTGGGCGAATGCCGAGGGCGGCGAGCGCCGCCCTTCGCAAGCCGATGTGGCGGTGGCGAGCCTGCTCAAGGAGCGCCTGCCGCGCACGGCAGTCACCCGCGTCAATTGCCAGGTGGTCGATGGGGTCTGCGAAGTGACCGCCGGCGCGCAGCTGTTCTACGTCGACCGGACCGCGCGCTACCTGATGATCGGGCGGGTCTACGACATGCAGACCCGCCAGGACCTGACCGCCGTGCGCCTGCTCGAGGTCAACCCTGACCTCCTCGTCGGCGGGGCGGCAGGCAGCCGCCGCGAAGCCGAAACCACGCAGGCTTCGGCCCGCGGGCTCAATACTTCCGCTGCGCGTGAGACAGGCGCGCAGGGGTCCCCCCGGACGATGTCGCTCGCCGAACTGCCCGAGGCTGGCGGCATCGTCTGGGGCAACCCCGCCGGCAAGACCGTTACGGTGTTCAGCGATTTTCGCTGCGGCTATTGCCGGGCGCTCTCGGCCGAGCTCGAGGCGATGAACGTGCGGGTGATCGAGCGGCCGATCTCGGTGCTCGGCAGCCGCGACCTTGCCAACCAGGTGTTCTGCGCGCGCAACCGCTCCCGCGCGGTCAAGGCGGCCTATGCCGGTGCAGCCATCGCCGACAGCAAGCCCTGCGACACCTCGGCGCTCGATGCCAACGAGCGCTTCGCCCGCGAGGCCGGGATTGCCGGAACCCCGGTGATCGTGCGCTCGGACGGCGCGGTGATCGAAGGCTACCGCCCGCGCGCCGTCCTCGAGACCTGGCTCAAGGCCGTGCGCTCATGACGCTTCTCACGACCCGGCAACAGTCAGTGTTCCAGCGCGCGGTGCAGCGCCGCTCGCGGGGACAGGTGCGGCTTCCGGCCCTGAATCTTGGTCAATCGGAGGCAATCGCCCTCTGGCACAATCTTGTCGCAGCCTTCGCAAGCGACAGTGGCAAAGGCAGGGGCAGGGCGCTCACCCCCCGCGAACTCATGCTGCTGCGCCAGCGTGCCTGGCAGCGCTCGGCGGGGCATATCGCGCTGTCGCAGGACAGCGTGACGCTCGAGGCCGGGCTGGCGCTCTGGAATCTCGCGGGGCAGATCGAGATGCTTCTTGCGCGGCAGTCGCACGGATATGCAGCGCGGCCGGGCCTTGCACGCGCGGCGAAGGTGGCCGCGCTCGGGCTGGCCGCGACGCAGATGGCGGCCTGCACGAGCCTCTGGGGCGGCAACATCAAGGGCAACTTTGCCTGCAGCGCGCCCGGCGGCACCTGCGCGCCTTCGACCGTGATCGACGACCAGGCGCTTGCCGTCATCCAGAATGCGCGCCCGATGGTGCCGGCCTCAGGGCCCTATTTCCGGCCCCAGTCACGGACCTCAGGTCAGAGCGCCCGGTTGATGCCGACCGGCAGCGGCAGGATCGCCGCAGCCGGGCCAGGTGTCGCCCACCGCGAGCGCCGCGTGCTCAAGGTGGTGTTCCCCTCCTATGTCGATGGCTCCGGCAATTTTCACGAGCCGCGGGTAGTGCACACCGTCGCCGATGCGGGTGGCTGGATGCAGCTGTCCGGCGCCAGCTCGGGCGAGCAGGGTGCGGCGCAGGCCCAAGCTGACGCTGATGCCGCTGCGCCCCTCGCTGCGCAGCAGGCCAATCCGCCCGGCGATCCACAGTCTGCCGTTAGCCACAAGCCTGACGAGCAAGCCGGACTGCCCGGCCCAGGTGCCGTGCCATCGGGAGCCCTGCCCGATCCCAGGGTGGTGGCCGAAGCACGGGCCAAGGGCGCTGCGAGGTCGGCAGGCTCGCCGGTCGATGCGATCAGGGCCGAGGTCGAAGCACGGCTTGGGGGCGCCACCAAGGCTGGCCAACCATCCGCGCCATCACCCGTCCAAGGCGGCACCGCCGCCAAACCGGGAGACGCGGAACCTGCTGCGGCACAGGGCGCGACACAGGGCGCGGCACAAGCTCCTTTCCCGACACCCACGGCCGCCAATCCTCCCGCGTCCTTCTCCGGCAAGGTCGAGGAGTAGAACCATGGCGCGGCGCGGCTTCTGGGACAGCTTCCTCGATCTCCTCTTCGGCGAGAGCGCGCGGCCCGAGGCCGACCGGCCGCTGCTGGGCGCGCCGATGCTGGCAAACTGGCTGCCCTACCGCAGCTACGACGCGAAGTCGGGTCTGTTCATCAACACCGAGTCCATGGGGTTCATCCTCGAACTCGCCCCGATGATGGGAGCGGACGAGCGCAGCGGCGAAATCCTCACACAATTCCTGTCGGATGCGGTGCCCTCTGGCTGTGAGATCCAGTTGATCCACTGGCAGAGCCCGTCGGTCGGAACCCGCATCGCCGATTGGGTCATGCCGCGCGTTGTCGCCAAGGGCGTCTATGGCCGCGCCGCCGCGCACCGCGCGCGCTGGCTGAGGCGCGGAGCCTGGATGTCGATCTCGCGCGACGCACCGTTCTTCGTGCGCAGCACCCGCCTCATCCTCTCGGTCGGCGCCAGGCTCAGCGGGTCCATCGGTGCCGACGTGCTGTCGAGCGTGCGCGAGAGCCTCAAGGGCACCTGCCAGGCGCTTTCGATCCCGGCGCGCGAAATGGGGCCGGTCGAGCTCATCGCCTTCCTCGACGATTTTCTCTGCCCCTCTGTCGACAATGCCGACCGGCCCGAACACTATTCCGAGCTCGACCCGATCAACGTCCAGTGCATCAGGCGCGATCTCGAGACCCAGGTCACGCCCGACCGAATCGTGCTGAGGACCG from Novosphingobium sp. KA1 includes the following:
- a CDS encoding DsbC family protein; translation: MTFHFADLKRLKPTKRAVKRLAWPLAAMALGSGASLVWANAEGGERRPSQADVAVASLLKERLPRTAVTRVNCQVVDGVCEVTAGAQLFYVDRTARYLMIGRVYDMQTRQDLTAVRLLEVNPDLLVGGAAGSRREAETTQASARGLNTSAARETGAQGSPRTMSLAELPEAGGIVWGNPAGKTVTVFSDFRCGYCRALSAELEAMNVRVIERPISVLGSRDLANQVFCARNRSRAVKAAYAGAAIADSKPCDTSALDANERFAREAGIAGTPVIVRSDGAVIEGYRPRAVLETWLKAVRS
- a CDS encoding type-F conjugative transfer system secretin TraK, giving the protein MTIALALSLPACAIGAGAMLAGQPFATLGRPIGAALIALGALGLATPALADQNVMAADNGTVPCVASAKDLTRISLAGDQFASVSKITTGNPAEDFKIVNEPVRGDIYISVPDGFPRTSLSFFGTTRKGFVYKFVCQVRGTEAEQVFIANAAITSDRARDWEVQSSPEDAAVRLAQAMYRGEAIDGFDMRSTVLEPVMVGRLQVQQVGEYRGAEMKGLVLRVRNTGRQAQSLDENMLAARGALAFMAPTSELAAGQEAAVYLIQSSANTQTGGR
- a CDS encoding TraB/VirB10 family protein, which produces MDLRTLFQKKPKSLDAGEGADGSPLGDAMATNEAVKRKQMLLLGGAGAAALVAGSFYIFDDKPGKSGKALEEEVEGVSVDEMVNKNMAEKEWRAQSEAQISAMDTNMRALAARAERADQLEAQLAQQSGAGMPPETERVLSAYQSENEQLRAALAAARQSPVGSSAGINSGPNALYGRTSPPSYQVAGAPRLAGMPNTPAGQAAASAAGLPIARGGEVSLVSFGEGATSGTGTPVPRGNTVYTDSANYLPPNSIAVAKVIVGVDANAGVQSQTDPLPVVLRITGPARSVYDKGRLLTTNIAGCLVNGAARADLSSEKVYVKLQRMTCPQPGGRYAVSDVKGFIAFGGKTGVRGRVVSREGALVGQAFLAGLAGGFGRGFSANTSSVLQGANVNVNGQRQKLGTGEILEGGLGEGVATSVDMVSKYLIERAEQYQPVIEMPTGIDVEIVFLEGVFING
- the traL gene encoding type IV conjugative transfer system protein TraL, encoding MQRYTVPAHLDDPELIGFWTLDEFIAMIVPFAWGVLSQHILIGLLTSVLAWWGLRKLKAGRAVSWIIHTAYWYLPGSFMGLKATPPSHLRVMAG
- a CDS encoding lytic transglycosylase domain-containing protein, producing the protein MVASEIEFQSLEVVPKGRIPILQDISLLPLTASRSPAFNLEPCMHDGYTRAWWLSPEAEARRAAYFDTVARIACNHGLPTRLLDAVIAQESSYDFLALSRAGAMGMMQIMPGTARQLGLSNPWEPVANMVAGARYLREQLDRFGRIDLALAAYNAGPERRALRYGRIPAIPETQHYVRTILTNWGRLIELDQANMREPDRGELAMIAVRASGYRDVELIRYDGLNASNPM
- a CDS encoding type IV conjugative transfer system protein TraE, which gives rise to MDLSISHAQAQRLLKQRNLLAIGCAALFGVSVLLTLTAANREREVVLQPVLARPLTLSSSHIDKDYLEFVTRDAALLTLNRSPSNLQYWMDSILEITDPRTHGRMKAELMKVFSEQNGSNVSQYFTIEKLTVDPEGLTSEVNGILHTVVGSKEVTDEARTFRFVWSYSGVSLKLAGFGQVTDKGANGKDADRQNTAGREDA